Proteins encoded in a region of the Hippopotamus amphibius kiboko isolate mHipAmp2 chromosome 11, mHipAmp2.hap2, whole genome shotgun sequence genome:
- the FAM217A gene encoding protein FAM217A isoform X2 — MVPQVNSKQGAFQLWRYPLNEGSATENRDFKKSSMEIGCNVTTNPVRLFGVNHSPASASVDKPVASCPALQTSLSLCWPCADGDFFKDRNEPHINLCSTLENNSGAILDAPNCNLKYGNSSVEENATDESDLSENEKANDTLLSYFKKMDLNLKPETIENVEDFFTEELSEVFPYPDFLPPPFNTLDLHRLALSKSESWKMTMEPPDSSLEHLITRLLDMERLQHVTIQRERPRLQTSFCAPLVTERPSSSKAIPKMRQPKPSDSVGLQTTCVEKSHEKRKNSSGSYKPQYSAPRWSWSRAGKCRWDSRAAPRTSPAPKQVAAACDDIQNPRVSTVNPCQAFPAKPAPAQMTQLLVKMVSTRCLPPKSPTPVSPVPLPFPENQREEIKAPPRTKKKLYRKDMVLNRPFCIQKLTCLSPLLIAKDKCSPTDQK; from the coding sequence GGATTTCAAAAAATCTTCAATGGAAATTGGCTGTAATGTGACCACTAATCCCGTAAGACTCTTCGGTGTGAACCACTCACCAGCAAGTGCTTCAGTGGACAAGCCAGttgcctcctgccctgccctgcagaCGTCGTTAAGTCTCTGCTGGCCGTGTGCAGATGGAGACTTTTTTAAGGACAGAAATGAGCCTCACATTAATTTATGCTCAACTCTAGAAAACAACAGTGGTGCAATTTTAGATGCTCCAAATTGCAATCTGAAGTATGGAAACAGCAGTGTGGAAGAAAATGCAACAGATGAAAGTGAtttatcagaaaatgaaaaagcaaatgatactttactcagctattttaaaaagatggaccTGAACTTAAAGCcagaaacaatagaaaatgttGAAGACTTTTTCACGGAAGAACTGAGTGAAGTGTTTCCATACCCTGATTTTCTGCCCCCTCCTTTCAATACCCTGGACTTGCACAGATTAGCCCTCTCAAAATCTGAAAGTTGGAAAATGACGATGGAGCCTCCAGACAGCTCTCTGGAGCATTTGATAACTCGTTTACTGGACATGGAAAGATTGCAGCACGTGACTATTCAAAGAGAAAGGCCGAGACTGCAGACGTCCTTCTGTGCTCCCTTAGTCACCGAACGACCCTCTTCCTCCAAAGCTATACCCAAAATGAGACAGCCCAAACCTTCTGACTCTGTGGGTCTTCAGACAACTTGTGTAGAGAAAAgtcatgagaaaaggaaaaacagttcTGGTTCTTACAAGCCTCAGTACAGTGCTCCCAGGTGGAGCTGGAGCCGTGCTGGCAAGTGCAGGTGGGATTCTAGGGCAGCTCCGAGAACCTCACCCGCTCCAAAGCAGGTGGCTGCAGCCTGTGACGACATTCAGAATCCCAGAGTCTCCACTGTAAACCCATGCCAAGCATTCCCAGCCAAGCCTGCTCCTGCCCAGATGACCCAATTGCTGGTTAAAATGGTCTCAACCAGATGTCTGCCACCAAAGTCTCCTACACCAGTTTCACCTGTTCCTCTGCCTTTCCCCGAAAACCAGAGGGAAGAAATTAAGGCACCACCAAGGACCAAAAAGAAACTTTACCGAAAAGACATGGTCCTGAACAGACCATTCTGTATTCAGAAGCTAACCTGTTTATCGCCTTTGTTGATAGCTAAGGATAAGTGCTCACCCACTGACCAAAAATAA